The stretch of DNA CGAGTCGAGCATGAACGGGCCAGTGCCGTTCATGTCACCTGCGATGTCCGCCTGCTCGCGGGCTTCGACCCACGACTTTTGCATGATGTCGCAGTAGGTCGCAAACTCGGAGAAGACGATTGGGTTGAGGCCGTCGCTCGTGACCTTCACTGCACCGTCCATCGCTTCTGCGCCGGTGACGCCAGCGAGCTGGTCTGACTGCGGGCTCGCAAAGCCGACGTCGTCGTTTACGATGCGGTTGATGCTGAAGGCAACGTCCTCTGCGGTCAGTGAGTCGCCGTTGTGGAACGTGACTTCGTCGCGCAGTTGGAACATGACGGCATTCTCGCCATCGACGCGACTCCACTCGGTCGCGAGCGATTCGAGAATCTTCCCGTCCGCGTCGCGCGTGAGGACGCCCTCATACACGTGGAGCATGACGACTTCGGTCGGCGTTTCGCGGTGGTCGTGCGGGTCGAGTCCGGAGGGCAGCGACCCTTGGGTAATCGTGAGGTCGAAGTCCGCTTCGCCGCCTGCACTCGTCCCACCGCTCGTGGTTGTGGTCTCACCGCCAGACGTGGTCGCTTCCGTGGTTTCTCCATCGCCCGTATCGCCACCGGTACAGCCAGCGAGTGCTACACTCGCCGCTGCGCCGCCCGAAAGCTTGAGGAACGTCCGCCGATCTACGGTATTTGATGGCATGGCTCTAAGATTACAAATAGGGACTAATAAAGGACACTATCAGATTTCGGATATATGTCGACAGTTTTTCACGTAAAACCTTATTCCTGCAGTCGGATTTTTTGGAGAGAAGTGAAAGCAGTACTTGTTATATCTTTTGCCGCAATACGTAGGGTCATCTGCTAAAATATGCGTGTGCACACACTCGGTTCGGGCGACCCGGAGTTTGCGGTTGTCGCGTGCCTTCACGGAGACGAACTGTGCGGAAAGAACGCCATCGAACGCTTTCTCGCGGCGGAGTTCCCCGTCAAAAAACCGCTCAAACTCGTCATCGCAAACGAGGAAGCCATCGCGGAGGGCGAGCGCTTCATCGATGAAGACCTGAACCGGGCGTTCCCGGGTCATGAAAACGCATCGTCCCACGAAAGCCGACTTGCCGCCGCCGTCCTCGACGAACTCGACGACCTGCAGGTTCTCGACCTCCACGCGACGGTGTCGTTCCCCGAACCGTTCGTGTTCTATAAACGGTTAACGCCGCGAACGAGACGGCTCTTACAGGCCACCGGCCTCAGCCGGGCGGTGAACATCAGCCACGTCGGCGGCGGGCTCATCAACCACGTCGATGGCGTCGCCGTCGAATGCGGACTGAAAGGGAGCGAGGAAGCAAGCGACCACGCGTACGACGTACTCGTAAACTTCCTCGCCTCCTACGGCATCATCGACCACGAGCACGTACGTTCCGACCCCGACGTGTACCGCGTGACGGAGGTCGTTCCGGGTGCAGGCTACGAATTCTTAGGTGTGAATTTCGAGGAGGTCGAGGCAGGCGAGGTGTACGCGACCAAAGAGGGGGAACCCGAAAAAGTCGCAGACCAGCCGTTTTTCCCGGTGTTGATGTCCACGGGCGGGTACGACCACCTGATAGGGTTTGCCGCCCAGCACCTCGGTGTGCTATCGTCGCTCGAAGACGAGTCAGACGACGACTGAGACGTCGTTTTCGGGCGTTTCGACGCTGAGTGAGAGGTTTTCGTAGCTGACAGCGTACTCTCTGCTATGGCGGTGTCAACATGGCGGAGCTACGGCGTTCTCAGCGGGTTATTTTTGCTCGCTGCGGGGTTCATCGCTTACGCAATCGCACCAGCGAGTGTTTTGCCGCTGTTCATGGAGTCGTTTTTCATCGACAGACCGACGGCGAGTGCGTCGATTAGCGCCGTGTTTTTCACGTGGGCGCTGTTGCAGATTCCGGGCGGCTACGTGCTTGACCGCTACGACAACCGACAACTGGTCCTCGGCGGCGGCGCGGTGTTCCTCCTTGTGGCCGCAAGTAGCGCAGTCGTGACATCGTATCCATTGTTCGTGGCGCTTCGACTGCTGAGCGGTGCCTGCGCCGTGTTCATCGTCGTTGGGAGCGTGAACGTGCTCAGCCGCACCGTCACAGAGGCAAACCGTTCCCTCAGCCTCAGTCTCTTTATTGCAAGCCCGCCACTCGGCGTCGCACTCGCTCAATTCGCGGGACCACAGTTCGCGCTCCTCTCCAGTTGGCGAGCCGCGCTTTTCGCCTACACCGTGCTTGCGCTCGTGGGCTATCTTCTCTTTTTCTTCTCTCTGCGTGACCCCATCCCCGTGAGCGGCCGGGTGTCGATTCGACAATTCGCAACGACGCTTCGCAATCCGTACGTGTTGCTCATCTCTGTAGCCAATCTCTGTACCTACGCGGTGTGGACATTCCTCACGACGTGGATGCCGAGTTACGGCACAGACGTGCTTGGCATCAACCTCGCTGCGGCAGGGGCAGCCACAGCCCTCGTTCCACTCGCAGGAATCGTCGCGCGCCCCGGCGGTGGCTGGCTGTCCGAATTTCTCAACGGACGGTTGCGACTCGTCATCCTCGTTTCGTTCGCGGCGACGGTTCCAATGCTCTACGGGCTGAGCAGTGCGCCCTCGCCGGTGGTGTTCGCGCTATTTCTTGCCTTGGCCGGCGCGGCGGTCAACCTCTCTGTTGGCCTCTATCTCGTCTACGTAAACCGGCTCACTGACGCCACAACGCAAGGAACGAGTCTGTCTGTGCTACTTACCTTCTCGCAAGTTGGCAACCTCATCGCCCCGGTGCTCGGCGGCTGGGTCATCACGCAATTCTCGTGGGCGGCGGGGTTCGGGTTCGCCGGTGTGCTCGCAGTACTTGGGTTCGTCACCATTTTGTTCGCCCCCGCGACCCGTGACTCCGTGGCTCGTCCACGCACCGAGTAGAACGCTAGAATCGTATCGCTTTTAGGTAGATAGGCGATTGTTTCGCCAATGATAGTCGAACAGTTGGGGGAGGGTGACCCCACAATCGCCGTCGTTGCAGGTATCCACGGCGACGAACCCTGCGGCGTCCGAGCAGTCGAGCGATTGCTCGAAGAGCAACCGCACGTCCGCCAGCCGGTCAAACTCGTCATCGCAAACGAAGAAGCCCTCGAAGCCGGCGTCCGCTTTCTCGATGAAGACCTGAACCGAACGTTCCCCGGCGACCCAGACGGCGACACTCACGAATCGCGCCTCGCGGCGATGCTCGCAGACGAACTCGACTCCTGTCTTACCTTCTCGCTTCACTCCACGAAATCGCACGCAGAGCCGTTCGCCATCTTCGACGACATGACCGAGTACATCAAAGACATCATGCCGCGGCTTCCCATCTCGGCTGTCGTCGAGACGGGCAACTACGTCGAAGGCCGACTGTTCACGAGCGTCGATACCATCGAAGTCGAGTGTGGCCTTCAGGGCACGCGTGACGCCGCGGAGAACGCAGACCGCCTCACGCGGGCGTTCCTGACGGCGACGGGTGTGCTGCCGGGTGACGCCCCGGAAAAACCGGTGCCCCACTTCCGACTGCAGGACAAAATCCCGAAAGGCCCCGCAGAGGAGTACGAAGTGTTCGTCGAGAACTTCGAGCCAGTCGAGGCGGGAAAAGCGTTCGCGGCGGCCGACGGAGAGGTCGAAGTGGCGCGAGAAGCGTTCTATCCAGTGTTGCTCTCCGCGACGGGCTACAGAAACGTGTTCGGCTATACGGCCGACTACTTAGGCGAGTTGCGCGCAGACGTTTAGTCGTCGGCCGACGCGCCGCGCGGGACGATGTTCTGATTCAGTTTGAACAGGTTCGTCGGGTCGTACGTCGTTTTTATCTCGACCAGTCGGTCGTAGTTCTCGCCAAAGAGGAGGTCTCCGGGCGCTTCGTCGAAGCCGGGGAAGTTGCCGTACGCGCCAGCGACGCCCCTGAACTGGCGGAGGTCGCTGATTCCAGTTCTCCCCCACGCGACGTTGTCGTCGTCCATCGCGGGGTCCTCCCAGTTCGCCTCGTAGGTGACCATGTACGGCGCGTTGCGGTTGGCAAAGGCCGTCTCGTCTGGGTCGCGGTCAGCAATCGCGCCGCCGAGGTGCCAGATGTCTACCGTCGAGAGCGCCGACGGTGACTCGCCGTGGGTGCGGACGATATGGTCGATAACCTCGTCGTTGAGGTCGTCTACATAGACGGACTTCCAGTAGTAGCGCAAGCCATCGGGGTAGTCCTCGTCAAGGAGGGATTGTAACTCCACATACGGGAGCGTGTCGCTGAAATCGACAATCGGATCTGCGAGCGTCTTGAGCTGGCCAAACTCGGCGTCTGCATCGGCTTCAGACCCGTCGAATGCACCGAACAGAATCACGGCTGGCTCGCCCCACGCGGCCTCTGGGAACTCGTCTAGTTCGGGCACCGCGTAGGTGAACGCGATCGTGTTCGCGTCGCGCGACGCCGTTTTCGTGTATTCGCGGTAGGCTTTCAGCACGGAAACCGCGTCGTCGCCGTGATACCAGATGAACAGCGTTGGCATCTCCGGGCCGACTTCGTACAGCCGGAACTCGAAGGACGTGACGATGCCGAAGTTGCCGCCACCGCCGCGAATCGCCCAGAACAGGTCGTCGTTCTGGTCTACGGTCGCTGTCCGCACCTGCCCGTCTGCGGTGACGATTTCCGCGGAGACGATGTTGTCACACGCGAGGCCGTATTTCCGCCGGAGATGACCAAGCCCGCCGTTCAGCGAGAGTCCCGCCACGCCAGTCGCAGAGACGACGCCGAGCGGTGTGGCGAGGCCGAACAGTTGCGTCTCGCGGTCTACCTGCCCGAGGGTTGCACCCCCTTGGACGCGAACCGTCCGCGCCTCGTGGTCTACAAACACGCCGGTCATAGGCGAGAGGTCGATGACCAGCCCGTCGTCTACGCTCGCGTAGCCCGCGACGTTGTGCCCGCCGCCGCGCACCGCGACCGAGAGGTCGTGTTCGCGCGCGAGAGCGACGGCTTCGACCACGTCAGCCGTCCCGGTACACTGTGCGATGAGCGCCGGTCGTTTGTCGATGACGCCGTTCCAGAGCGCCCGCGTCTCGTCGTATGCGGAGTCGCCGGGTGTGATGACCGGGCCAGCGAACCGCGCTTCGAACGCCTGAATCGCGTCGTCCGTAAGTTCGACAGGCGTTGCTCCGTCAGTTGTCCGCCCCACCTTTGCCATACCCTCTATTCGTCAAGATAGAAAATAGCCTTCAACGAAGGTTTTCAGGACACTCAGGCGGGAGTGAGTGTTCGGACGATGGGGGGACGCCGAGTGTCAATTAGTAGACAGCCTTAAGCGCCCTGCCTGTGAAAATTACACGATGATAACTGTGTTAAAAGAACTCCTCTTTCGAGACGAGACGTTCTGGATAGCACTTGCACTGTGGGCGATTGGGGTTTTCGTCGGAGACGTGTTCTTTGTCGGGTCTCGGTCTATAGGAGAACTACTCACCGGTGTTGGGTTACTGCTCATCACACTCCGGCTCCTCATCGGTTCGGGAGTTATCCTCCACAGAAGCTACCGCGCCGGGAAGACTGGTTACGAAGAGAGTCTGGAGTAACTGTACAGACCGACAGGAACACACGGGTGGAGTGGGTAGTACCAAATATGGACGACCACACCCGCGACCCCTCCGTGAAACCGCCGCGTGGAAACCCCACCGGCTGGCGCGCAGACGGCCAGTGGGAACACGCCACGCTCCGGCGAGCCGTCGTCCACGGGGTGCGCCTCTACAACTCGGGCGAGTTCCACGAGAGCCACGACTGTTTCGAAGACGAGTGGTACAACTACGGCGCGGGAAAGAGGGAGAGCAAGTTTTTACACGGGATGGTACAGGTCGCCGCGGGTGCGTACAAGCACTTCGACTTCGAGGACAACGCGGGCATGCGCTCGCTGTTTACGACCTCGCTTCAGTATCTCCAGGGCGTCCCACACGACTACTACGGCGTGGACGTACTCGACGTGCGCACCGTGTTGACGAACGCACTCACCGACCCGACGGTGCTCCACGGCTGGCAGATTCGACTCGACGACGCACTACCGACGGCGAGAGAAGAAGACTTCGCGTACGCGCAAGCGCTTGACCACTGATTACTCGCCTTCGGGGGCGAGTTTCACGAGCGTCAAGTCGCGGTCTAACATGCAGTAGTCGTGGGGTGGCTCCCCGACGATTTCTTCGATTTGGTACTCCGTATCGAAATTTGCACCCATCGGGACGCAGTACTCGTGGCTCGGGCACTCGGTGTACGGACACGGCCCCGGTAGGGTAGCTTTACTCCCGGCGTACGCGCCGCGGGCGGCGACGTTCGCGTAGACGGAGACGGCTTCGACTTCTACGGCTTTGACGCCGGCGTCGTGGACCGCACAGTCGAGCGTCTGGGCGTTTTTGCGGATACCGGTCACTTCGTAGCGCGTCCCTTCCGTCAGATTGAGACATTGATTGCGGTAGGGACACCCCTCGCAGGCACTCGATTCACCTTGGTATATGAACTCCGTGCCAACTTCCGCGAGCCGCGAACCGATGAGCGAGACCTTCGGCATAAACTGGCCTACGCCTGCGGGGTTGTTAAGCCTCGCGCCCCGTCAATTCGTCCAGTTTGTTGAGGTAGTCCTCGCGGGGCACCTGATACAGACTCCGGTAGTCGTACTCGCCCGCGGCGAACCGTTCTGTGAGCGCGAGTGCGCCCGCGACGGCATCTGCGCGGGTGTCGAACGATTCTGCGGTTCGGCTCACGTCGGGTTCCAGATACAGCGTGATGTACCACGGGTCGTCAGGGCGCAGTTGGTGTTCGATGCCGGGACGACGATTGCGCCGTCCCTGGGTAAGATACAGTGTTGGCAGGCACACGGGTGGGAAATCTTGGGTGTTGAACACGTCAGGGCGGAAGGCGAGAACGATGCGCCCCTCTTCCTCTTCAGACCAGACCTCCCAGCCAGCGGGGAGTGACTCGAACGAACTCATAGTGGGAAATACCGGTGGCCGGGCAAAGAGTTGGGCGGTCTTCTGAGCCTGCGCGCGCAAAATCTCCTTATAAACTATTTGAATTAGTCGACAGATTCCAGTCGGTTATGACACAACAAAATGCTCATGTATCCTCCTTTCAAGGCTCGATTAACCAGAACGTACAGTGAAAAAACGGGGTAGTGAGCGAATAGTTATATTGGTGGAGCACTCAAAGAATAAATAGTATCGGTGAGTTCGCTTACCGTACTGCCTGCTGTCTGGCCAGACGTACGCCGATTCGTGTTGTTACTCGCCATCCCAGAACGGGATTCGTTGCGTCTGCTGGATGGTATTAGTTCACACATGGCACACGACAACATCCGGTTCGACTCACTCCTTTGGAGTTCCCGCGGCGGACTAGCCGCCGGACGCGGAGGGTGCTTTTTGCGAGCGGTCGCTTTCGCCATGGAGCCCGCTCGCCGCGTGTACCACACCCCGAGTCGAGAGATGCTGTCGGTCCCCGCCACGAGCACATCGAGGCGGCAATGGTCCGTGATAAAATGACAGGTGACATCGACACGTTAGAAATATTGAGCGAGGAGTACCGTGAGTCCATTCCGGACGATTTCCGCGAGACGCGGACGTTCACATGGTACTTACAGGAGGTTCTTGACCACCCTCGCATCGCCCGCAACGCACACCAGCGCGTCGCCGACATGTTCGACTTCTACGGCACAGAATACAACGAAGACGCCGGAATCGTCGAATACAAGCTGGCGACCGAAGACCCGCTCCACGAGGGTGAAAACACCTTCTTTGGCCGGGTCATCCACGAAGCGATCCACGAGTTCGTCAACAAGGTGAAAAGTGGTGCCCGCGGCCTCGGCCCGGAAAAACGCATCAAGCTACTGCTTGGCCCCGTCGGGTCGGGGAAATCCGACTTCGACCGGCAGGTTCGCCACTACTACGAAGACTACACCATGCGCGAAGAAGGCCGCATGTACACCTTCCAGTGGACGAACCTCTGTGACATCATCGACGACCAAGACCCGGCAGACGACCACGTCCGCTCGCCGATGAACCAAGACCCGCTCGTCCTCCTGCCGCAGGCACAGCGCGACCAGGTTTTAGCACAGATAAACGAGAATCTGGACGCGCCGTACACCATCCGCAACGAACAGGCGCTCGACCCGGCGAGCGAGTTCTACATGGACCGGTTGCTCGAAAACTACGACGACAACCTCCAGACGGTGCTCGAAAACCACGTCGAAATCGTCCGCCTCGTCGCGAATGAGAACAAACGCCAGTGCATCGAGACGTTCGAACCAAAGGACAAGAAAAACCAGGACGAAACCGAGCTGACCGGCGACGTCAACTACTCGAAAATCGCCATCTACGGCGAGTCCGACCCGCGTGCGTTCGACTACTCGGGGGCGTTCTGTAACGCGAACCGAGGTATCTTCTCGGGTGAAGAGTTGCTGAAACTCCAACGCGAGTTCCTCTACGACTTCCTGCACGCGACCCAAGAACAGACCATCAAGCCCAAAAACAACCCGCGGATGGACATCGACCAGGTCATCGTTGGCCGGACAAACATGCCCGAATACCGCGAGAAGAAGGGCGACGAGAAGATGGAGGCGTTCAACGACCGCACCAAACGCATCGACTTCCCGTACGTCCTCCAGTACGAAGAGGAGGCGAAAATCTACGGTAAGATGCTGCGCAACGCGGACGTGCCAGACGTGCACGTCGAACCGCACACACTGGAGATGGCGGGGCTGTTCGCCGTCCTCACGCGCATCGAGCAACCCTCGACCGAGCACGTAGACTTACTACAAAAGGCAAAAGCGTACAACGGCGAGACCGACGATATCGACGACGTTGACGTAAAGAAACTGCAAGACGAGGCTGCCACCTCCGCCGACATCGGTGAGGGAATGGACGGCATCTCGCCGCGGTTCATCGGCGACGAAATCGCAGAGACCATCATGGACTCGATGCACCGTGGCCGCCAGTTCCTCGCGCCGCTCACCATGTTCAATCACTTAGAGACGAACTTGGAGAATCACGGCTCGATTCCAGAAGAGAACTTAGAGCGCTACCACCGCTACCTCGAGATGGTGCGCGAAGAGTACAAAGAACGCGCCATCGAAGACGTGCGCCACGCGCTCGCCTACGACCTGGACGAAATCCAGCGCCAGGGCGAGAAGTACATGGACCACGTCATGGCGTACATCGACGACGATACCGTGGAAGACGAGATTACGGGCCGCGAGTCCGGCCCAGACGAGAAGTTCCTCCGCTCGGTTGAAGAAAAACTCGACATTCCCGAAGACCGCAAAGACGACTTCCGTCAGGAAGTGTCGAACTGGGTCTCGCGCCGGGCGCGCGAAGGGACGAGTTTCAGCCCGCAGGACAACGAACGGCTCCGCCGGGCGTTAGAACGCAAGCTGTGGGAAGACAAAAAGCACAACATCAACTTCTCGGCGCTGGTTTCCGCTGGGGAACTGGACGACGAGGAGCGCAACGCCTGGATAGACGCGCTCGTAGACCAGGGCTACTCGCTCGAAGGGGCGAAAGAAGTCCTCGAATTCGCTGGCGCAGAGGTCGCAAAGGCGGAGATGGAGGAGTGATGATGCCGTGAGCAATGGAACCGAATACATCGCCGCGGCGAACGAGGCCCTTCGGGAAGCCTACGAACAGCCGATGTCTCTGGCTGAGTACGTAGACGTTATCCTCGAAAATCCGCGGTTGGCGAGCCACGCGACCAAGTATCTCCTCGAAGCAATCGAGAGCGCAGGGACGCGCACGGTGGTCGAAAACGGCGAGGAGAAACAGCGTTACTGTTTCTTCGACGACCCCTCACACGACGGCGAGCACGCGATTCTTGGTAACACGGAATCGCTCAACGCCTTCGTCGACGACCTTCGGTCGATTGCGGCCAGACGGGGCAAAGATGAGAAAATCATCTGGCTCCACGGCCCGACGGCGACTGGTAAGTCAGAACTCAAACGCTGTCTGATAAACGGGTTGCAGGCCTACTCGATGACCGAGGAGGGCCGGCGGTACACCGTCGAGTGGAACATTAGTTCAGCGAACACCTCCGGTGGACTCACTTACGGTGACGAAATCGAACTCGCGGAAGACGACTGGTACGAGAGTCCAGTGCAGGTACACCCGCTCACGGTCTTCCCGCGTGAGGTTCGCGCGGAGTTACTGAAAGAACTCAACGCCCGGCCGGGCGATCACATCGACGTGGTCGTCGAAGGCCGACTCGACCCATTCTGCCGCGAGGCGTACAACTTCCTCGAGGAGAAGTACCGCCGCGAGGGCAAACACGACCTCTTCAGCGCAATCACGGACCCAAAACACCTGCGCGTGAAGAACTACGTCGTGGACATTGGACACGGCGTTGGCGTGCTCCACTCAGAAGACGACGGGACGCCCAAAGAGCGGCTCGTCGGCTCGTGGATGGCTGGGATGCTCCGCGAACTCGACTCGCGCGGGCGCAAGAATCCACAGGCGTTCAGCTACGACGGCGTGCTCTCACAGGGCAACAGCGTCATCACGGTGGTCGAAGACGCCGCTCAGCACGCAGACTTACTTCAGCGGCTGCTCAACGTGCCCGACGAGTCGCAGGTAAAACTCGATAAGGGCATCGGGATGGACATCGACACGCAGTTGGTCATCATCTCGAACCCCGACTTAGAGGCGCGACTCAACCAGCACGCAGAGCGCAACGACCAAGACCCGCTGAAGGCGCTCAAACGCCGCCTCGACAAACACGAGTTTGGCTACCTGACGAACCTGAGTCTGGAAGCCGAACTCGTCCACCGCGAGGTGACGAACGAACGCCAAGTGTGGACCTTCAAAGAGTACGATGAGGTCGGCGCACTCATCCGACAACCGGTGCGCCTCCAGGTGCGTGGCGGTGACCGCGACACGGTCGTCGAAAAAGAGCTCGCACCCCACGCCATCGAGGCGGCGGCGCTCTACAGCGTCGTCACACGCCTCGACAACGAAGACCTGCCTGCGGGCTTGACCCTCGTGGACAAGGCGCTGTTGTTCGACCAGGGCTACCTCCAAGAGGGCGACGAGCGCCGAGACATCGACGACTTCGAATTCGACCCGGACAGCCATGACGGCGAGCGCGGGATTCCTGTCACCTTCACCCGCGACATCATCGCAGACCTGCTCAACCACGAGCAAGACCGCTATCATGCGACGCTCCCGGTCGAACACGTCATCATGCCGCGCGACCTGCTGAACGCGATGGCGAAAGGCCTCGCAGAGGCCCCGGTGTTCTCCGCTGGCGAGCGCGCCGAGTTTGAAAACCGCGTCGTGACCGTGAAAAAGCACATCTTCGACCAGCAAGAACAGGACGTGCTCCAGGCGATAATGCGCGAAAAGCGCGTGGACGAAGCCACCGTCGAGGAGTACATCGAACACGTCTACGCGTGGGCGAACGACGAGCAAATTGTGAACGCTCGCGGCGAGTCGGTCGACCCCGACCCGCTCAAGATGAAGATTTTCGAGACCGAGCACCTCGGACGGTTCGACGGTGAGGACTACCGGTCGAACAACCCAACCGCACCGGTCGAAGACTTCCGCCGCGAGAAAATCATCACGGCGTTAAACCGCCACGCGTGGCAAAATCGCGACGAAGATTTCCACGTCCGGGACGTGAACTTGAAAGAAATCCCTATCATCAAGACCGTGCTCGAAATGCACGACTGGGACGATGTCAAGCGGATTTACCCGGACTTCAACCCTCGGCAGTGGGACGACCCGGCAACGGGGACGGAAACGACGGCGGTGAAAGCCCGCACCATCGCAAACATGGTCGAACTGTTCGACTACTCTGAGGCCTCTGCGGAGCTCACGAGCCGTCATGTCATGAAAGAGGTGGTACACAAATGGGACTGAGAGACGACGTTGAACGCTACCGCGAGGTTGGCGAAGAACGCCGCCAGGACTTAGCCGAGTTCATCCAGTACGGCGACCTCGGCCGTAGCCTGCCCCACGAAGTGAAGATCCCCATCAAAATCGTGGATTTGCCCGGCTTCGAATACGACCGCAGAGACCGCGGTGGCGTCGGACAGGGCCAGGGCGGTACCCCCGACGTGGGAGCGCCCGTTGGCCAGCCACAGCCACAACCCGGCGACGGCGAAGACGGCAAGCCCGGCGGCGAGGGCGGCGACCACGAGTACTACGAGATGGACCCCGAGGAGTTCGCCCAAGAGTTGGACGAAACCCTCGGGCTCGACCTCGAACCGAAGGGCAAGGAAATCGTAGAGGAGATAGAGGGTGATTACACGGACATCACCCGCACCGGCCCCTCCAGCACGCTCGACTTCGAGCGGATGTTCAAAGAGGGTCTGAAACGAAAGCTTGCCTTCGACTTCGACCACGACTACGTCACCGAGGCGCTGAAGGTCGATGGCTGGGGTCCAGAGGAGGTCTTCGAGTGGGCGCGCGCCCAGCACATGCCCGTCTCGCGGGCGTGGCTCGACGACCGGTATTCGGACATTCCAGAAGCAGACCGCGCGACGTGGCCGTCGATAGCGGAGATGGAGGAGAACGTCGAACAGACGACCTCCATCGAGCGCATCCGCCGCGACGGC from Haladaptatus sp. ZSTT2 encodes:
- a CDS encoding YeaH/YhbH family protein, which encodes MGLRDDVERYREVGEERRQDLAEFIQYGDLGRSLPHEVKIPIKIVDLPGFEYDRRDRGGVGQGQGGTPDVGAPVGQPQPQPGDGEDGKPGGEGGDHEYYEMDPEEFAQELDETLGLDLEPKGKEIVEEIEGDYTDITRTGPSSTLDFERMFKEGLKRKLAFDFDHDYVTEALKVDGWGPEEVFEWARAQHMPVSRAWLDDRYSDIPEADRATWPSIAEMEENVEQTTSIERIRRDGIRHLPFRREDERYRYPEIVETREKNVVVVNIRDVSGSMRETKRELVERVFTPLDWYLQGKYDNAEFVYIAHDAEAWQVERPEFFGIRSGGGTKISSAYQLAKVILDEEYPWAEWNRYVFAAGDSENSSNDTEERVIPLMEEIDANLHAYVETQPSGNAINATHAEEVERHFKESDNVAVAYVTSPEDVLDAIYTILSTEEA
- a CDS encoding PrkA family serine protein kinase: MSNGTEYIAAANEALREAYEQPMSLAEYVDVILENPRLASHATKYLLEAIESAGTRTVVENGEEKQRYCFFDDPSHDGEHAILGNTESLNAFVDDLRSIAARRGKDEKIIWLHGPTATGKSELKRCLINGLQAYSMTEEGRRYTVEWNISSANTSGGLTYGDEIELAEDDWYESPVQVHPLTVFPREVRAELLKELNARPGDHIDVVVEGRLDPFCREAYNFLEEKYRREGKHDLFSAITDPKHLRVKNYVVDIGHGVGVLHSEDDGTPKERLVGSWMAGMLRELDSRGRKNPQAFSYDGVLSQGNSVITVVEDAAQHADLLQRLLNVPDESQVKLDKGIGMDIDTQLVIISNPDLEARLNQHAERNDQDPLKALKRRLDKHEFGYLTNLSLEAELVHREVTNERQVWTFKEYDEVGALIRQPVRLQVRGGDRDTVVEKELAPHAIEAAALYSVVTRLDNEDLPAGLTLVDKALLFDQGYLQEGDERRDIDDFEFDPDSHDGERGIPVTFTRDIIADLLNHEQDRYHATLPVEHVIMPRDLLNAMAKGLAEAPVFSAGERAEFENRVVTVKKHIFDQQEQDVLQAIMREKRVDEATVEEYIEHVYAWANDEQIVNARGESVDPDPLKMKIFETEHLGRFDGEDYRSNNPTAPVEDFRREKIITALNRHAWQNRDEDFHVRDVNLKEIPIIKTVLEMHDWDDVKRIYPDFNPRQWDDPATGTETTAVKARTIANMVELFDYSEASAELTSRHVMKEVVHKWD